In Palaemon carinicauda isolate YSFRI2023 chromosome 28, ASM3689809v2, whole genome shotgun sequence, a single genomic region encodes these proteins:
- the LOC137621826 gene encoding uncharacterized protein, with product MDPRAAYCKHSVNWSCFGRVGRANMDPRAPYCKHSINWSGFGRVGRANMVPRAAYCKHSVNWRCFGRVGRVNMVPRAAYCKHSVNWSGFGRVGRANMVPRAAYCKHSVNWSCFGRVGRANMVPRAAYCKHSVNWSCFGRSTGAVLGGLEGLTRTREQLTANIQSTGAVLGGLEGLTWSREQLTANIQSTEAVLAGLEGLTWTREQLTANITSTGAVLAGLEGLTWTREQLTANITSTGAVLAGLEGLTWTREQLTANIPSTGAVLAGLEGLTWTREQLTANIPSTGAVLGGLEGLTWTREQLTANIPSTGAVLAGLEGLTWTREQLTANIPSTGAVLAGLEGLTWTREQLTANIPSTGAVLGGPEGLTWSREQLTANIPSTGAVLGGPEGLTWSREQLTANIPSTGAVLGGPEGLTWSREQLTANIPSTGAVLGGPEGLTWSREQLTANIPSTGAVLGGPEGLTWTQEQLTANIQSTGAVLGGPEGLTWSREQLTANIQSTGAVLGGPEGLTWSREKLTANIQSTGAVLGGPEGLTRTREQLTAYIQSTGAVLGGPEGLTWSREQLTANIQSTGAVLGGPEGLTRTREQLTANIQSTGAVLGGPEGLTWSREQLTANIQSTGAVLGGPEGLTWSREQLTANIQSTGAVLGGPV from the exons ATGGACCCAAGAGCCGCTTACTGCAAACATTCAGTCAACTGGAGCTGTTTTGGGAGGGTTGGAAGGGCTAACATGGACCCGAGAGCACCTTACTGCAAACATTCCATCAACTGGAGCGGTTTTGGGAGGGTTGGAAGGGCTAACATGGTCCCGAGAGCAGCTTACTGCAAACATTCAGTCAACTGGAGGTGTTTTGGGAGGGTTGGAAGGGTCAACATGGTCCCGAGAGCAGCTTACTGCAAACATTCAGTCAACTGGAGCGGTTTTGGGAGGGTTGGAAGGGCTAACATGGTCCCGAGAGCAGCTTACTGCAAACATTCAGTCAACTGGAGCTGTTTTGGGAGGGTTGGAAGGGCTAACATGGTCCCGAGAGCAGCTTACTGCAAACATTCAGTCAACTGGAGCTGTTTTGGGAGG TCAACTGGAGCTGTTTTGGGAGGGCTGGAAGGGCTAACAAGGACCCGAGAGCAGCTTACTGCAAACATTCAGTCAACTGGAGCTGTTTTGGGAGGGCTGGAAGGGCTAACATGGTCCCGAGAGCAGCTTACTGCAAACATTCAGTCAACTGAAGCTGTTTTGGCAGGGCTGGAAGGGCTAACATGGACCCGAGAGCAGCTTACTGCAAACATTACGTCAACTGGAGCGGTTTTGGCAGGGCTGGAAGGGCTAACATGGACCCGAGAGCAGCTTACTGCAAACATTACGTCAACTGGAGCGGTTTTGGCAGGGCTGGAAGGGCTAACATGGACCCGAGAGCAGCTTACTGCAAACATTCCGTCAACTGGAGCGGTTTTGGCAGGGCTGGAAGGGCTAACATGGACCCGAGAGCAGCTTACTGCAAACATTCCGTCAACTGGAGCGGTTTTGGGAGGGCTGGAAGGGCTAACATGGACCCGAGAGCAGCTTACTGCAAACATTCCGTCAACTGGAGCGGTTTTGGCAGGGCTGGAAGGGCTAACATGGACCCGAGAGCAGCTTACTGCAAACATTCCGTCAACTGGAGCGGTTTTGGCAGGGCTGGAAGGGCTAACATGGACCCGAGAGCAGCTTACTGCAAACATTCCGTCAACTGGAGCGGTTTTGGGAGGGCCGGAAGGGCTAACATGGTCCCGAGAGCAGCTTACTGCAAACATTCCGTCAACTGGAGCGGTTTTGGGAGGGCCGGAAGGGCTAACATGGTCCCGAGAGCAGCTTACTGCAAACATTCCGTCAACTGGAGCGGTTTTGGGAGGGCCGGAAGGGCTAACATGGTCCCGAGAGCAGCTTACTGCAAACATTCCGTCAACTGGAGCGGTTTTGGGAGGGCCGGAAGGGCTAACATGGTCCCGAGAGCAGCTTACTGCAAACATTCCGTCAACTGGAGCTGTTTTGGGAGGGCCGGAAGGGCTAACATGGACCCAAGAGCAGCTTACTGCAAACATTCAGTCAACTGGAGCTGTTTTGGGAGGGCCGGAAGGGCTAACATGGTCCCGAGAGCAGCTTACTGCAAACATTCAGTCAACTGGAGCTGTTTTGGGAGGGCCGGAAGGGCTAACATGGTCCCGAGAGAAGCTTACTGCAAACATTCAGTCAACTGGAGCTGTTTTGGGAGGGCCGGAAGGGCTAACAAGGACCCGAGAGCAGCTTACTGCATACATTCAGTCAACTGGAGCTGTTTTGGGAGGGCCGGAAGGGCTAACATGGTCCCGAGAGCAGCTTACAGCAAACATTCAGTCAACTGGAGCTGTTTTGGGAGGGCCGGAAGGGCTAACAAGGACCCGAGAGCAGCTTACTGCAAACATTCAGTCAACTGGAGCTGTTTTGGGAGGGCCGGAAGGGCTAACATGGTCCCGAGAGCAGCTTACAGCAAACATTCAGTCAACTGGAGCTGTTTTGGGAGGGCCGGAAGGGCTAACATGGTCCCGAGAGCAGCTTACAGCAAACATTCAGTCAACTGGAGCTGTTTTGGGAGGGCCG GTTTAA
- the LOC137621828 gene encoding uncharacterized protein, with product MTLMLSKAKLNVNIQSYSAVLGGLEGLTWTREQLTANIQSTGAVLGGLEGLTCSREQLTANIQSTGAVLGGLEGLTWSREQLTANIPSTGAVLGGLEGLTWTREQLTANIQSTIAVLGGLEGLTWSREQLTANIQSTGAVLGGLEGLTWSREQLTANIQSTGGVLGGLEGLTWSREQLTANIPSTGAVLGGLEGLTWTREQLTVNIQLTRAVLRGLAGLACIREQLTVNIQSYSAVLGGLEGLTWTREQLTANIQSTGAVLGGLEGLTWTREQLTANIPSTGAVLGGLEGLTCTREQLTVNIQLTRAVLRRLAGLAGIREQLTVNIQSYSAVLGGLEGLTWTREQLTANIQSTGAVLGGLEGLTWTREQLTANIPSTGAVLGGLEGLTWSREQLTANIQSTGAVLGGLEGLTWSREQLTANIQSTGAVLGGLEGLTCTREQHTVNI from the exons ATGACGCTAATGTTAAGTAAAGCCAAG CTTAATGTAAACATTCAGTCATATAGCGCTGTTTTGGGAGGGTTGGAAGGGCTAACATGGACCCGAGAGCAGCTTACTGCAAACATTCAGTCAACTGGAGCTGTTTTGGGAGGGTTGGAAGGGCTAACATGTTCCCGAGAGCAGCTTACTGCAAACATTCAGTCAACTGGAGCTGTTTTGGGAGGGTTGGAAGGACTAACATGGTCCCGAGAGCAGCTTACTGCAAACATTCCGTCAACTGGAGCCGTTTTGGGAGGGCTGGAAGGGCTAACATGGACCCGAGAGCAGCTTACTGCAAACATTCAGTCAACTATAGCTGTTTTGGGAGGGCTGGAAGGGCTAACATGGTCCCGAGAGCAGCTTACTGCAAACATTCAGTCAACTGGAGCTGTTTTGGGAGGGCTGGAAGGGCTAACATGGTCCCGAGAGCAGCTTACTGCAAACATTCAGTCAACTGGAGGTGTTTTGGGAGGGTTGGAAGGGCTAACATGGTCCCGAGAGCAGCTTACTGCAAACATTCCGTCAACTGGAGCAGTTTTGGGAGGGTTGGAAGGGCTAACATGGACCCGAGAGCAGCTTACTGTAAACATTCAGTTAACTAGAGCTGTTTTAAGAGGGTTGGCAGGCCTAGCATGCATCCGAGAGCAGCTTACTGTAAACATTCAGTCATATAGCGCTGTTTTGGGAGGGTTGGAAGGGCTAACATGGACCCGAGAGCAGCTTACTGCAAACATTCAGTCAACTGGAGCTGTTTTGGGAGGGTTGGAAGGGCTAACATGGACCCGAGAGCAGCTTACTGCAAACATTCCGTCAACTGGAGCTGTTTTGGGAGGGTTGGAAGGGCTAACATGTACCCGAGAGCAGCTTACTGTAAACATTCAGTTAACTAGAGCTGTTTTAAGACGGTTGGCAGGCCTAGCAGGCATCCGAGAGCAGCTTACTGTAAACATTCAGTCATATAGCGCTGTTTTGGGAGGGTTGGAAGGGCTAACATGGACCCGAGAGCAGCTTACTGCAAACATTCAGTCAACTGGAGCTGTTTTGGGAGGGTTGGAAGGGCTAACATGGACCCGAGAGCAGCTTACTGCAAACATTCCGTCAACTGGAGCTGTTTTGGGAGGGTTGGAAGGGCTAACATGGTCCCGAGAGCAGCTTACTGCAAACATTCAGTCAACTGGAGCTGTTTTGGGAGGGTTGGAAGGGCTAACATGGTCCCGAGAGCAGCTTACTGCAAACATTCAGTCAACTGGAGCTGTTTTGGGAGGGTTGGAAGGGCTAACATGCACCCGAGAGCAGCATACTGTAAACATTTAG